A genomic segment from Sciurus carolinensis chromosome 1, mSciCar1.2, whole genome shotgun sequence encodes:
- the Acp6 gene encoding lysophosphatidic acid phosphatase type 6 — protein MITSVFNMRVWAPVGVLTSLAYCFHQRRVALAELRAAGDQGPADRSLLELKMVQVVFRHGARSPLKPLPLEEQVEWNPRLLEVPPQTQFNYTVTDLAGGPKPYSPYDSQYSRTTLKGGMLAGQLTNVGMQQMFALGERLRMNYVEDIPFLSPTFNPQEVFARSTNMYRNLESTRCLLAGLFQRQKEGPVIIHTVEADSEVLYPNYQSCQNLRQRIRGRKEAAALQPQISVDLKEVKEEMGLDSSVEVDFLILLDNMAAEQVHSLPSCPTLKRFAQLIEQRAVDTALYMLQWEDRESLQMAVGPFLHILESNLQKAVDPATPPSKIRKLYLYATHDVTLIPLLMTLGIFDHKWPPFAVDLTMELYQHQESKEWFVQLYYNGEEQVPRGCPDKLCPLDKFLNTMSVYTVSPEKYHTLCSQAQAMKIESEK, from the exons ATGATCACCAGTGTCTTCAACATGCGAGTGTGGGCCCCCGTGGGCGTCCTGACCTCACTGGCGTACTGCTTCCACCAGCGGCGGGTGGCCCTGGCCGAGCTGCGGGCGGCTGGTGACCAGGGTCCTGCTGATCGCAGCCTTCTGGAGCTGAAAATGGTACAGGTCGTGTTTCGACACGGGGCGCGGAGTCCTCTCAAGCCGCTCCCGCTGGAGGAGCAG GTAGAGTGGAACCCCCGGCTCTTAGAGGTCCCACCCCAAACTCAATTTAATTACACAGTCACCGATCTAGCCGGTGGGCCGAAACCATATTCTCCTTATGACTCTCAATACAGCAGGACCACCCTGAAG GGGGGCATGTTGGCTGGGCAGCTGACCAATGTGGGCATGCAGCAGATGTTTGCCCTGGGAGAGAGACTGAGGATGAACTATGTAGAAGACATCCCCTTTCTTTCACCAACCTTCAACCCACAGGAGGTCTT tgctcgTTCCACTAACATGTATCGGAATCTGGAGTCTACTCGTTGTTTGCTGGCTGGGCTTTTCCAACGTCAGAAAGAAG GGCCTGTCATCATTCACACTGTTGAGGCAGACTCGGAAGTTTTGTACCCCAACTATCAAAGCTGCCAGAACCTGAGGCAGAGAATCAG AGGCCGGAAGGAGGCTGCTGCTTTGCAGCCACAGATCTCAGTGGATTTGAAAGAAGTGAAGGAAGAGATGGGCCTTGACAGTAGCGTCGAAGTGGACTTCCTCATTCTTTTAGACAATATGGCTGCTGAACAG GTAcacagcctcccgagctgccCGACACTGAAGAGATTTGCACAGTTGATTGAACAGAGAGCTGTGGACACAGCCTTGTACATGCTGCAATGGGAAGACAG gGAAAGCCTTCAGATGGCAGTAGGCCCATTCCTACACATCCTGGAGAGCAACCTGCAAAAAGCTGTGGACCCTGCCACTCCACCCAGCAAGATCAG AAAGCTCTACCTCTATGCAACTCATGATGTGACCCTCATCCCTCTCTTAATGACCCTGGGGATTTTTGACCACAAGTGGCCCCCATTTGCTGTTGATCTGACCATGGAGCTCTACCAGCATCAGGAATCTAAGGAGTGGTTTGTGCAGCTCTATTACAATGGAGAG GAACAGGTGCCAAGAGGTTGCCCTGACAAACTCTGCCCACTGGACAAGTTCTTGAACACCATGTCAGTTTATACCGTAAGCCCAGAAAAATATCACACCCTGTGTTCCCAAGCACAGGCTATGAAAATTGAAAGTGAAAAGTAA